The Polypterus senegalus isolate Bchr_013 chromosome 1, ASM1683550v1, whole genome shotgun sequence genome includes a window with the following:
- the LOC120531341 gene encoding UDP-GalNAc:beta-1,3-N-acetylgalactosaminyltransferase 1-like, producing the protein MAKIYMCICVPFLMFAIAFVIWCPNMENKPVYPETHQKYHSEQRIHPTSDRFGNNSQKLDVTQTLTSYPTQTPKSEVATYLNLQGEDVFDENKLSKDANWAQFYDRSRNGEPSFKYLIVQDSLCTNITPFLVIMVATRASEVTARDIIRETWGSRRKWHGKYVLTLFLIGKSKEPIEQLLSENDKHKDLIVQDFEDTYENLTLKTRMAFQWMYDFCLKAEFFMKSDADVYVSPSNLVKYLLSLNENMSQNVFTGHVFENNIPLRSKNAKNYLSYEDYPINVFPHYCSGLGYVISGKLALKIFLIMRHVKPWANEDLYTGLCLKLLGGQPTFPPQNSFFFEKTNLNDKLQTLIAAHWVDQNAMKQLWEIEKASL; encoded by the coding sequence ATGGCAAAGATTTACATGTGCATCTGTGTGCCATTTCTGATGTTCGCAATAGCATTTGTAATTTGGTGCCCTAATATGGAGAACAAACCAGTTTATCCAGAAACCCATCAAAAATACCATTCAGAACAGAGAATTCATCCCACTAGTGACAGGTTTGGAAATAACTCTCAGAAACTTGACGTTACCCAGACCTTAACTAGCTACCCTACACAAACCCCTAAAAGTGAAGTGGCCACCTATTTGAATTTACAAGGAGAAGATGTGTTTGATGAAAACAAGCTCAGTAAAGATGCCAACTGGGCACAGTTTTATGATCGATCAAGAAATGGTGAACCCAGTTTCAAATATTTGATTGTACAAGATTCCCTATGCACAAACATAACTCCATTTCTGGTTATCATGGTCGCCACTCGAGCAAGTGAAGTAACAGCCAGAGATATTATTAGAGAAACGTGGGGAAGCAGACGTAAGTGGCATGGGAAATATGTTCTTACCTTGTTCTTAATCGGGAAGAGTAAAGAACCCATTGAGCAATTgttatctgaaaatgataaacacaaggatttaATTGTGCAAGACTTCGAAGACACATATGAAAATCTCACACTGAAGACCCGAATGGCTTTCCAATGGATGTACGACTTCTGCCTAAAAGCAGAGTTTTTCATGAAATCAGATGCTGATGTATATGTCAGTCCAAGCAACCtagttaaatatttgctttctttgaaTGAAAACATGTCCCAAAATGTGTTTACAGGCCACGTATTTGAAAACAATATACCATTACGATCAAAAAATGCTAAGAATTACCTCTCATATGAAGATTATCCAATTAATGTTTTCCCTCACTACTGCAGTGGCCTTGGATATGTTATTTCAGGAAAACTAGCACTGAAAATTTTCCTGATTATGCGCCATGTTAAACCTTGGGCAAATGAAGATCTTTATACAGGACTCTGCCTGAAGTTACTAGGAGGCCAACCTACTTTTCCACCACAAAAcagtttcttttttgaaaaaacaaacctTAATGACAAACTTCAGACATTAATAGCTGCACACTGGGTGGACCAAAATGCTATGAAGCAACTTTGGGAAATCGAGAAAGCAAGTTTATGA